The proteins below are encoded in one region of Mycobacterium shinjukuense:
- a CDS encoding ribose-phosphate diphosphokinase — protein sequence MSHDWTDNRKNLMLFSGRAHPELAEQVAKELDVHVTAQTAREFANGEIFVRFHESVRGCDAFVLQSYPAPVNTWLVEQLIMIDALKRGSAKRITAVMPFYPYARQDKKHRGREPISARLVADLLKTAGADRIVTVDLHTDQIQGFFDGPVDHMRAQNLLTGYIRDNYPDGNMVVVSPDSGRVRVAEKWADALGGVPLAFIHKTRDPRVPNQVVSNRVVGDVAGRTCVLIDDMIDTGGTIAGAVQLLHNDGAGDVIIAATHGVLSDPAPERLAACGAREVIVTNTLPIGEDKRFAQLTVLSIAPLLASTIRAVFENGSVTGLFDGDA from the coding sequence TTGAGCCACGACTGGACCGATAACCGCAAGAACCTGATGCTCTTTTCTGGCCGCGCGCACCCGGAGCTGGCCGAGCAGGTTGCCAAAGAACTCGACGTCCATGTCACGGCACAAACGGCGCGGGAGTTCGCCAACGGCGAGATCTTCGTGCGATTCCACGAGTCGGTGCGCGGCTGCGACGCGTTCGTGCTGCAGTCCTACCCCGCACCGGTGAACACCTGGCTGGTGGAACAGCTGATCATGATCGATGCGCTCAAACGCGGCAGCGCCAAGCGGATCACCGCCGTCATGCCGTTCTACCCCTACGCCCGGCAGGACAAGAAGCACCGCGGCCGTGAACCGATCTCGGCGCGACTGGTCGCCGACCTGCTCAAGACCGCCGGCGCCGACCGGATCGTGACCGTCGACCTGCACACCGATCAGATCCAGGGTTTCTTCGACGGACCCGTCGACCACATGCGCGCACAGAACCTGCTGACCGGCTACATCCGGGACAACTACCCCGACGGCAACATGGTGGTGGTCTCGCCCGACTCCGGCCGGGTGCGCGTCGCCGAGAAGTGGGCCGACGCGTTGGGCGGGGTTCCGCTCGCCTTCATCCACAAGACCCGTGACCCGCGGGTGCCCAACCAGGTGGTGTCCAACCGGGTCGTCGGCGACGTCGCCGGGCGCACCTGTGTGCTGATCGACGACATGATCGACACCGGCGGCACCATTGCCGGTGCGGTGCAGCTGCTGCACAACGACGGCGCCGGCGACGTGATCATCGCGGCCACCCACGGTGTGCTGTCCGACCCGGCCCCCGAGCGGCTGGCCGCATGCGGCGCCCGGGAGGTGATCGTCACCAACACGCTGCCGATCGGCGAAGACAAACGTTTCGCTCAGCTCACGGTTTTGTCCATCGCGCCCCTGCTGGCCAGCACTATCCGAGCGGTCTTCGAAAATGGCTCAGTCACAGGACTATTCGACGGAGACGCGTAG
- the arsC gene encoding arsenate reductase (glutaredoxin) (This arsenate reductase requires both glutathione and glutaredoxin to convert arsenate to arsenite, after which the efflux transporter formed by ArsA and ArsB can extrude the arsenite from the cell, providing resistance.), with protein sequence MTSGSDDTVIYHNPKCSTSRKTLELLRDNGFEPTIVEYLKTPPSRDLLVRMIDDAGIDVRTAVRKREPLYAELHLAEATDDELLDAMAHHPILIERPFVVTPKGTRLARPIDAVREIL encoded by the coding sequence ATGACATCGGGGTCGGACGATACCGTCATCTATCACAACCCCAAGTGCAGCACATCCCGCAAGACGCTGGAGTTGCTGCGGGACAACGGTTTCGAGCCAACCATCGTGGAGTACCTGAAAACGCCGCCGTCCCGGGACCTGTTGGTGCGCATGATCGACGACGCCGGCATCGACGTGCGGACCGCGGTGCGCAAGCGCGAACCGTTGTATGCCGAACTCCACCTCGCCGAGGCCACCGATGACGAGTTGCTCGATGCCATGGCGCACCACCCCATCCTGATCGAACGACCGTTCGTGGTCACACCAAAGGGCACCCGGCTGGCTCGGCCAATCGACGCGGTACGCGAAATTCTGTGA